The Ooceraea biroi isolate clonal line C1 chromosome 1, Obir_v5.4, whole genome shotgun sequence genome has a window encoding:
- the LOC105279969 gene encoding MAPK regulated corepressor interacting protein 2, with protein sequence MSGRSQTTTMNGKRPSSIPSRHQPETVAQHFDLIKYIYDSWNSVSRELDMCHNQPHSNSSSHRNGASVAYYQEPEPNPLKDFEPFDLEAWWGRRIVQSITRNTNS encoded by the exons ATGAG CGGTAGATCGCAGACGACAACAATGAACGGGAAGAGGCCCTCCTCGATACCTTCCAGACATCAGCCAGAAACTGTGGCGCAGCACTTTGATTTGATCAAGTATATCTACGATT CATGGAATTCTGTATCTAGAGAGCTAGATATGTGTCACAATCAGCCACACAGTAATTCGTCCAGTCACAGAAACGGAGCATCAGTTGCTTACTACCAAGAACCTGAGCCAAATCCACTAAAGG ATTTCGAGCCTTTCGATCTGGAAGCATGGTGGGGACGACGTATTGTACAGAGTATTACTAGGAATACGAATTCCTAG